The stretch of DNA TCCTTGCCTTTTTTAGCATTTAGAAAAGATGCTAACTGtccaattttattaacattgtttgggtcattgttaaataaacataaaataaaaaaacacataaaatttgttttaatatatctttTCAGCTTATATATCGTTTTTAttcaattgttttatattgttctttcctgcaagatacaaaataaatgatgacggtaatctatgtcctttatcGAAACTTTTCTTAGTTGGCAACCCTATACTACAGCGAATGACGTTTTATTGATCTTTTACTAGTTCAGGGCAAATATAGCAATGGATTGCCAATTTGCTGATTTCGAGCACGCGCATTTCATACCTAGGATTGTGTTTTTGCTTAATTATTTGTGAGTTGCTTGTCGAGTGCATGACCCCCCCTTGAAAATTgctggctacgcccctgcacCTTCTAATGACAAAAAGCTCATTATTTCTTCAGCAGGGATATTCGGCACCTAATCGCGTTTCTAGTGTCAAATCAATATTTCCAATATAGACTTTCATCTCTTCGCGATAAACATCAATACCTACCTCGGGGAGCTACTCAATTGGCAACTTAAAATTGATGTGTTCGTTAGAATTTTTCTTACTGTTGTTTGCAATAAATCGCTTTTCTGCGCGACTCGTACATTTAAAATGTTTAGTGCTTGAAGCCCTGTGATTAAACTATGCATTTAAGTTTTGTTTGCAAAGTGAAATATATTGTCTGGAATGACCCTTGTTACTCCGCCTGTCATGACTGAAGTCGTTTTCTTCCATTGGCGAGAGTGACACCTGACACCGGGACGCCCAAATGTACCTCAAAGTCCTGCTTTTGTTAATATTCTATGTATGACTTTTTTCATCATAACTCTactcccttcacactgaaatgcattttttcgGCATATGTGAAAAGATAAACTACCGACCAATTGACTGGGCCCCAGAAATTTTAAAGCTCTATGTAGGGATCTTCGATGAAAAAATTTGGGTAGTCCTGCCCTATCCCATGAATCTTCTAAAAAATTAAACGTCTACCGCCACGTCGAGTAACGCGGCGAAAATCGTATGACagacatgaaaatatttttctttgaatttttaatataaaataaataaaacattgcaatatgtaatataaatgaaactttaaaataaacaGACGTAAAcagaatgataaataaaaatcaagtaCGAGGTTCAAAACACAGGAAAATTATCTACAAACGATACAGTGAAACAATTTGAACTTTGAAGGTTTTCCAAGCATTTCGACTATCTTATTTTTCCGTACAAAGGGGCGTCTCTTAACTTAACGTTAAAATATACCAAAAAACTTCACATCAGGGTCGTGCAGGCTCTGCCAGTCTTCATTATGATCGCTAAAAGCATTTTATGACCCTAAATCGGAGTCtttataatatgaaatatttaaaatagcgATAGCTTTTTATGGTCAAGTCCATTTTAAACCAACAACTGgctatctaatcccatacccgaaatGGATTGGTAACCGGTCGAGATGACATGGTTCGTCATATGActgagccgtcttatcgtcttTCCTAAGGGATAAATAAGTGAATCATATCCCATGGTCATACGGGGTCGCTTATTATTTTAACTCGCTCAGGTACGGATCAAGAAAGCAAGAATTGCACTGGTTACAATGTAAAATATGGTTTAGTACAGGATATGATTATTCAATATGATTAGCGTCGGTCGGTTGTAAAATAACAGAACAGAAATGACAGAATTAGTAGTCTACGCAGCTGCGCCTTCCCGCACTTACTGCCACGGCTTCCTCGAGACTAACCCTTCGTTTTTAACCGCGCTAATACCAGCACAGCAACCGCCAAGAGCGACTACTTTTCTTTCTTCATCATCTCTGTCCAAAACGTTCGCCCAGGGTCATCGGATTACCTCCCATTTAAAAAATCTGTCAGTTCGAATCATGCGATGATTACAGAACTCATATTACTTGCGCAGCCAGGATCAAAGTCTTCCATACATCAGAATCCCTCAGTTGCCAGCAACAAAATCACACATGTGTGACTTATCACCGAATTACTCTCAAATTATCCATCCTTATGCGAACGTCCACGGTCGACCGATGAAAGTTCTTACCGACAATATCCAGTTGCCTAACATATATCACTCATGCACGAAGTAGAATTGACAGCAACATAACCACTCATGCATGGCTTCTCCGCCTTGATCACGTTACTCTCAAATCTTCATTCTTATGCAAACTTCTGCGATCGCCGAACAATAACTCTTCTTGTTGCCTCAAGTTTTCTTCACTCATGCAACCTGTCGCATACGTTTGTGAATGTTCGTCTTTACCAAGCCGCTGTAATTATAGAaaagaatttaatattttcgtTCTCAGGTGAATCTTCCGTCGGGTTCCCAAATCAGGTCAAGTATTGATTGATCTTGCAAAAGCATAAATCTATATAACGGAAAGCTGATTCCGTGATTACGCTTAACAACCTTATAGTCAAGTATCTCTATTTTCTAGCAGTAAAAATCAAACGTACAAAAACTACGAACAAAAGTGAGCCCATATCAGTACCAGTAAGGAAGTAGCTCAGCGCCGAGTTTACTGAAAAGATTAGGGCAGGTGTGGGCTGCTGTGAATCAGCAGataggtgtcgctgacacgatgacttcaTATTATTTCGCGACTCTTCGTCTATTGCGGAACATTGTGTgtcattgattttttttttattaatttattattaatattatttgataataatGTTTCATGCATggcgaaataaaatatctgaatctgaatctgggCAAGCGTGGCGGATCAAAGGTCATAAATAGCGTTTCCAGTGGGTCAAAGAAAACACCAAAATTATAGGTATATAAAACTAACCTCCtagttatttttttacttttaaataatGAAGGTTTTTATATCAAAAAGTTTTTAGGATGCGGAGTAAAGCGATTATTTCCCAATATCAACAATTTAGTAAAATGATTTATTTGCAAAAGAAGTGTGTAGCGATGAAAAGTTAAGTAACTCACCCGCATTAATTCCAGTTGTCTCTGAGCTAAATAATAAGCGGTTCCAGATCCGACAGCGGGTTGCATAGGAATGCAGGTATCTGGCAACACTTCTCCGCTTCCTGCGTTACCAATCGGTCGAGGACGAACCATCGGTTCTgaaaatgtagtttttacaggttagacaaaaaatatcaattcgGAAATTTTAGCTGCCCTGGGCTATAAAGttgcatttccaaatttttaaagattcgaaaatttaaaatcggGAGTGGGAGTCTAAATTTACAAATCCCGAGTAGACAACAAACTTCTTTAAACCACATGATTGTTcatctgaggaagtctgattttggtcagactaaatgttacagaaatatatttgtattaatgTGCAGCAGACTCTTTGAATTGAATACTATAGTCGATAATTTGAATTTCGGAATATGACATTTTGATTTGAGATTGAAGTTAAACTACGCAGTTGAATGGTCGAAATTTCCGTACCCCGGAGCTAGGTCGGAATTTACACTGTGGTGGTGAGAgtctaaaaatttaaaacttccAAGTCGAACCCAAGATTTTAAACTCCAGTGCTAGAGTCCGAAAACCGAAGTTGGAGTTGATATTTCaggcagtggcgtatctacttaatggcgcccatggcaaagtctGAAATTGCGCCCCCTTGATAGctgtttgaatatttatttatgatgTTTGTTAATGAATTAGAATACCTCcacgttattatttgagtaaaaatacgagtttaaGTTATTCCCAATTTGAAACTATTTCAATGAAACGTTTCATTATTAATACTTTTCGCCGTTTTTTGCGCCTCTGTttaaacggcgcccatggcaccAGCCATGgatgccacaccctagatacacCACTGATCAGGATTCGTCAAACATTCGGCCCGTTTCTCAAAGATTAGAAAACCAATTTCAGCGTAAGATTTTGAACCAACCTGATTCAGTGTCATCCGCGTTGCTGCAACTTCTTCCATCAGGTGGCATCGAGAGTCGAGTATTCATTGGCGTTCGTAGGCCAGGCGGTATCTTGGCTGTAAAGGTCGTTAATAGTATGGTTAGAGAATAATCGCAAATTCTTTAGAAAAAGTTAttgaaatataatcaaaattttttgttgaacATTTTGGGGATTTACACATAAAACCTCGCTGCAAAAGCGATTTTTGATTACGAACAACGGAAAAAGTGTTTTGTGAAAGAGGAGAAGGCAAAACGAAACCCAGATGAATGAGTATGCTTATTACTGGCGAGAGTATTAGACCTGACTAAGTTGTTGTGTTGTACCAGCTGTCAAAGCCCAAGCCGAACCCCCGCCCTCAACTCTCATGCCATTTCACTTAGAGTGTTAAAAATATGATCGGCAATGCTGAAAACCAGGGTTATATATATTGAAGTAAAGTGCGCAAATAGGCGCCGTATATGAAAACTTACATTTCTTGTTTTTCCTTCTGCAATGCACAACAACAACAGCTACCATAATGAATATAATGAGAAAGCAGGCAGCGATGCCTCCGAGCACCACCGGATTGTTAGTTATCGTCTGCTCAAACCAGGCTCCGACTCCGGTCAGGGTTGAATTTGTCGTTCGAGGAATGGAAGTAAATCTGGCATCGGGGGTTGGTTTAACTGGAACAGAATAAACATTAGTATTCTAAATTAGCGTTCAATTGTTATGAAACGATATTATTCTGGCTAGATATGCTTGGTTGATTTTCTAGacaatatgtaatattaaaatcaaaagcATACATAAAGACGattagatcaggggttctcaaacttttgatgttgcggagcccttgaaaggttgaatattattcgcggagccccaaaataaatgttaaaattgttactttcagattaatattcctgagcaagttaaatgtactttaattattttaaatgctgaaccttttttaatagggttaccACAACTCATAAATAAATCGAAATTtcatactaaagctgtaaatttgacacttgacgaacatattaataaattaggggtcgaatcttttctcttttgacatttttggaagacatAAAAGGCCGTTAATAACGTTCGCGATTTCATTtcgttacaatcgccgatttttttcgtcagcatgtaaacatctttacgccggtgtttattctccccaaatcaaatatttccctcggcatatacatgtattgttacacaatgacgacgtaaaattgcttttttgttcttatggggaattatgagttcaatgtgaaaaacatgttaccatattatagtcatcggcgacaaaatgctaaaaataataatcaataaagaggtaaatccacaactcaaatttcttgattgaaaaaccgcattctaaaatattaaaacttaaaatgaaagatCACAGCAGACACAGcaggtttcagcagactcacttcagattgaaaacgcttttatagacattgtaaatcacaaaagttggtgttatgttagctttttatcgtagtaactgcgaaatcgaaacacagtcaattgtgcgcgcgatgtacctgtTTTTTcctattctgaaactaccgacgcagccgcacgcaatcaattgtgcgcgatccgcgatgtaccttttttcattctgaaactaccgacggagctgaatgcaataaaataattttcaattgttcgtattttgcccagacattgtgattttttaaacggcgatatcttgcttaaaaataatctcatgtgcgaaagaacaaatcaagtttgacaaatcccaagatcgcaaaaatacgacctcaatttatttatagttggcagtttatgacatattttatgttattttagaatagtattctttcattttagtaatcataatagtaatctcgaatcaaacgtgagtaacgacaTTATAACGACGAGTCACGTTAAATGCTCCattggtcatggattgaatattttacgcaacagaaatctcgttatccctttctttaatcgcgaagaatgttgcgcggaaatttccgattccaattttaaaccacctccctcttaagaatcctggctgcgacactgcttataaataatgtcattattTGATTCCGCATCTTCACCATATTTCGAgactatattgttgtcagattttatcaaagctgtcattgcttctttgaacagttacaaaattttgagtcagtattttgaagagtaatcgaatagctcgcggagcccctgggtttctctcgcggagccctggggctccgtacggagcactttgagaacctatggatTAGATGACACAATCATATTGAACAACGGCATCTCGTGTTTACGATAGTTATCATGTTATTACATATGTATTGACTTAATTGCTAATAAAAACGAAACCGACGACGATTATGTTGTCTCTTTGACGTGGACGAGTTCAAAAACCCTCTCACAAATAatttggcgcttcagaagtgtgtgtaccaatacggaggtgactaattttgttcacctactttacatcaagttttatAAAGGTTCTGAACCTATGGCACGGGgcatatttacttggctaacacagacaatccccgaactcgtaatagaactaaaatatggaaaatcagaataaaattatggcccaaccctaacctggtacacatactacgggactACCCATAATTTTGCCTCACGGCGTTCGGAACTgctaaactaaaataaggaaaatcagaataaaattatggcctaaccctaacctggtacacatactacgggactACCCATAATTTTGCCTCACGGCGTTCGGAACTgctaaactaaaataaggaaaatcagaataaaattatggcctaaccctaacctggtacacatactacgggactACCCATAATTTTGCCTCACGGCGTTCGGAACTgctaaactaaaataaggaaaatcaagataaaattatggcctaaccctaacctggtacacatactacgggacaACCCATAATTCTGCCTCACGGCGTTCGAAACTGCTGAAACACGCAGGGTAATGATAGAACACATGTCAAACACGTTCCTAACATCAAGGCTCAAACACGTGAGTTGTCAAATTGCATTCGTGAAATATCAACTTACCAACAGGTTCATAAGAGAGAATAAATCCACAAGAATTCAGATTGTCTTCTACTTTCGATCTCACCCATTGTATAATCACAATATTGCTTTTTGACATCGCAGTTGGATATTGTGATGTCATAGGCCAAGATGTTCGTCCGTCTCTGATCGTCAACATCTCGTCTCTCGCAAGCTGATAATCCAGCAACTTGAAAAGAATATTGTGTCCAGTTGGGACACGAAGAGTCCAAATCTGCATTAGAAAGAAATAACTCATATTGAGGACAAGTCATGTATAGAAGAGTTTACTATGCAATTcatgctgcacactaacataaaTGTATTTATGAAACGTTTCGTTTGACTAAAATAAACTTCTTTGGACAAGCAGTTCacaacaatttatttatttatctccGTTACGACGGTACTAAATACATCCGTGCGCAGATAATTAATTGAACAACTTTTATGCATTGGAAGTGAGGCCGTTTTGAGGGCCACAAAAAATTTGTTCGCGGGCCGTATTTGGtgcgcgggccgcagtttgccggcTATCGATATGTATGATGACAAACTGATGCTGGCAGTAATAACTTACCACAGAATCTTTGCAATGTTTGGTCAAAGACGATACGAGCACTCCTTTGTCTTCTGCTTTGATTGAACACCCGCAATCACATTGTTTATCGTCATCAATGGATGACATCATACCACTTGCGTAACAATTGCTTGGTATGACGTCATCAGATATATTAACTGCAAGTTCGGTAAGTGACCTCTCACCTAAAATGATGTTCAAAAACAATGGTGATTATTCTTCCAATATGAAtgcacaataaataaatattgtaagTCGTGAATCTGAATGCTGGCTGATTTCAGACTGAGAAAATCTGTTCGCCAGAATACGCCAACAAGTGTCATTACTGCATAATGCATAACCACGTttgtaaattggatatttttagTGGTCAGGTGAAAGGTTGTCACAGATGGTTAGAAAAAATCATTGCTCCCTATTAATTTTCTACACCGTCTTCCGCTTCGTTTCTACAAATAAATTCATGTATGTGATATTGCGTCTACACGCTTTCTTACCATTTTTATTTGGACAGATTTCTCCGCCTCCCCTTGGTTTAGGATTGTCACAAACTCTCTTGCGCCTACTAACGGTTTTCTGGCAAGGACGCTTGCATGTTGACCAAGACACCCACGGAGACCATGAGCCGGAAATCTTGAggcctgaaatatataaaacagttTTGAATAAACTGTCCTAATAAATCGAAATTTCCAACTCGGAGTCAACCCCAAACCGGAGTTGCAAATGGTCAGTAGGTCAAGTCTAAAGTGGGGGTGAGGATCAAGATTTTCTGAACATGAATTGGAGAGCCATCAAGTTGATGAATAAATATTCCTCGGGGCGAGCCGGTAGAAGGCCTAATAATGTGGCGAATTATGGTATCACGTCAATCGATCATCAATCCTTTTTATCTCAAatcataataaatataaatcaaaacaGCGCAAAAAGTAAACAGATAAACAGAATGGAGAGATAACTGGGAGGCGTGCATAACTTAAATTAGAGTCTGAAAACGTAATAGTGCCCTCCCAGCcacgaaaaaaatacataaaagcGTCAACGCGATTCAGAATCGGGAAATACTTTCAACGcaatttaaaatgagaaaaccAAAAGAAATATACCGAATATGAGAACAAGTGAGATATACTTTCTTAAGACTTGTAAAGTGTATATACTCATGGTTGAATTATGCATGCCGATTGTCATCGCATGGACTTGATCAACATAATACATTCGTAATGCATAAGATCTTACCAGATTCCTTGTTAACAGGCTCGCATATAGTCCTGGCAACGTGTCCTCCCTTGACGACATATTGGAAACAGAATCCTTCCACTGTCTGATTCATGTTGTAAAATGACGAACATGAGAATGTCACGTGATCTAAAAACGCGGAAATAAAGGTTGAAAGAGCAGTTGAATAGCTAGCAATAGTAAAGTATTACCGATTGCTAATCGATTCAGAGAGGAGAAAGGGGTTTGGGATTGATTTTTGGCAGTAAACTGCATTGTGGTACGCCATATGCTTAattcgtcttatcggcttctcTTCCTCGAAAAAAACATATACAACTAGCATATACAGCCACTAGCATATACAGACAACAACATATGCAACCAATAGCATATACAACCACCTGCATATACAACCAACCTTCATTTCCTCTCTTTTGCGAATCCACAATTTTCATGGTTCCATTTGAAACCGACAACAGACGAACGGAATCTTCTGTCGATGCGCAGGGAGGGAAAGATAGTGACACGATCACCCCTGCACCTGGGAAGTTaatttagaaattatattttgggaTGCTAGTTTACTTAGAAAGAAGGGAAGTTTGGACCCATCAAAAGGTGCTAACATTTTTATGAAAACACCATTTCTTTAGTGTCATGAAATGCAAACGTAAGGTACTACGACATATACCGGTAGTTCTCGTTTCGTGACCTAATTTTTAGTATCACTTCATTAACTTTGTGTTAAGAAGTTCAATATGACATCAACATGGAAGTCATACAGACAACTTTTCTATTACGAAGTTAACCTTTCACACACGCTCAACTTTAATAACGTTAATCTTTGTTGCGTCACAGTTTTTAACAGACTTTTCCAGCATATGAATATTTCGAATATATCAATCGATAAGGGAATAAAATGTGAGTCTTTTTTTCGTCAAAACAAGTATATCGATATTTACCTTGGCATGGAAAGGCATGTTTGAGCAATTTCAGGTTATAATCTGTGCTCCATTCCACATTCATGACGTCACTTGTAGAAATAATGACGTCATCAGTCGGGGACGTCATAAATAATTCCACTTGGTACATCCCTACGTTTTGAAACTCTTCACAGGGTAATACGGTGTAGGAAGGGATAAAAGTctctgatgacgtcataacaGGAAAGATTTTGAATTGTCTTTGCGCGCCTTCGATCAATGAAGTGAGACCTCCTGTagtgacaaaaaattgtaaGCGTTAGGTAGGACATTGTGCTGCGCttgtttttaacaatatttgGGTCGAAGGCAAAAAGACAAAAGTCAATAGACAAAAAGtaagaatttgaaataaataccacAAATATACTAAAAAAACGCTGAAATACGTCTCTAGTTCTTGTAAAAAGGAAAGATTCATGAATACCAGCAAGCGAGGTAACCACGGAAACGGTACGGGGGCACATCAAATATCCTACCTTTCTTGTTGTTCCCGTTATCCAGTTTCTTCATCTTTAGATATAACTTATTCTGTCGGGCGATATCGGATTTGCACATTTTGCCTTCAACCGTTAGCGATACCTGAACATGTAGAAAGAACAGTTTTAGtctattttttcagattttttgttTCTTAAAGTCGATCTATTGATCTTAAACGGAGAACTGATCGACTCTTCCCATATCCGACAAGGACTGGTATCGAGACAAGAGATACCGAGCCAGAAATATTCCGATCCTTACAAAATAGTAGCTATACTGAATATTAGTCGCAATTGGCGCGGTGGCGTAAGAATTAAAGATCTAGCGCTACTCGGATCCAAATCCTATGGCCGCATGCAGGGGGTATCGAGGAATCTATGGACGTAGAtcgtatgatacagaaaaatgctatTCTTCTGAGTTTGAATCTCACAACAAATACAACACCAGATTAGAAAATCAACCTTCACATCCGTAGTCAAAGCTTCGTGGGTCCTTTCCCAATCTATCTTCACTTCGGGCCAGCTCTGTGCTGGGACAGGTCGACTGAAAGCCAAGATTTCACCTGTGAGAGATTAGATGTGAACAAAACTTTATTTTGCGAACTAATTACCGTTTATAGACACGAACTTCATCAGGGCAAAGAACATAAATATATAGTGTTCTATCAGCTTTGTTCATATCACAGTACGTACTTTCACAACTGTTACAGGGAAAATAATACAGTTAGGCCAGGGATGTGCAAAAGGCGGCCCGCGGGTCACAACTCGCACTTTCTCGCTTCTGTCAAGACGCATCTCAGTGTTCAgttcgtttttttatttattgggTATTTGTGTCGTTTACGCACAAGACTTCGACTTCGGGTaatacaggggtgggcaacttctctagtcggcgggccggattattacaaaaaatacttcggtaccCAATCTTTATTAAATACTCGACactctgtcaactttacgttaataaaacttaatatctaatttctaaaatctatttatatttagaatctaaatataactgataacagtagtggggaatgtttacaacgctctctgctttgaccttatattgtttgtatgctaacgcaattgtttgttcactaaggcaattgtttatttcaccagctcgcatTGACAGTGCTGTGAGAGTggagcgatcggcaactttcaggaatgatgcgtcggaccacattacagagtgtgaTTGGATACAGTccgcgggccggtcaaaatctcatcgcgggccgtatgttgctcACCCCTGGGGTAATATATATGAAGATAGTGTCTTCTGCAACTTGGTAAagatattatgacgtaataGTCGTACCTTCTGTAGATCGTATCTTGAACTGATATGACCCGGCGTTGAAGAAATATCCGCAGTTGAAAATGAGAGTCGAAGTCTGGAAGAGAAATGTTAGAATTATTACGATAAATTGGCAAAAACCTATGAGAGAGAGGTTGCTGAATCGTTCGCACTTATTACTCGCTAGTTCGGCTTCGATTGAAAATAATGCATCTGAGAATATTTAGATAAATGGGGTTGTTTCAACTCCACCCCCCTACGTTCATGACAGCCCAGAAAATCAAACAAACGAACCTCTGATGACTTTGTTATCAGTTGAGCAGTTATTGGTTCATCTCCATTGTTACCGAACAATTCAACAACATCGCCGATTCTTGCGTTTCTTGTTTGTACAACAACGTCATCACTGAACGCTTGAATGGTCTCTGGAACAATCAGTTCGGGGTCGGTCGACgcaaaaactgaaaaaaggGACTAAAATGAGTATTTTAATGACAGAAATATCGGGCACCGAAAGACTCAAAATGTTCTAAAAAATAGGAGTATCCTTCTTTTTCGTTTTGTTGTTgtgaagatattttattttcacaacTGATGGGCCGATTGGATAGCTATCCATGCAATTTTCCGATTCATTTTAATTCAAGAAAACACATTTTTGACCGCtctatccatatatttgagcattgcgctcttattattattataagccAACGTTTCCCAAACAAGGTGGAATTTTGCCTTgcattttttacaaatattttttagtcatttattaatattattactaACGCCGTTCTTCAAGGAGCCCTCATTTTACAGACAATTGTTGTGTTTGCTCCATATATCTAAACATTTGGAAGATTTTTAAAAATCGGAGTATTAgctccaggcttgtccatgggaatgggaCAACACTCCGCTGTATTTCCCTTGGGACacgaatttttctttttatcattATGAGAAAAATCGCTTTCCTCTTAAACCCTTatctttttttctaaattttctatgaatgccacgagatctgatatttcatccaaaattaccGTATACCGTATGGACTTCGTATAATCGTaaccatgtatttgagcatagctttctTGTTAGTGATATATAGTTCTGAATTTTTAAAGTTAAGTCAATAAATTTgtcgttttgcatgtctctttaTATACGTAGTCCCacttagtagacgctaaacctagatttagcattttttattgaaaattatttctaatgggaatcccatgggatgggacgaGACAAAAAAATGTGTCCCGTGGACAAGCCTGATTA from Styela clava chromosome 14, kaStyClav1.hap1.2, whole genome shotgun sequence encodes:
- the LOC120341365 gene encoding uncharacterized protein LOC120341365 — its product is MVFNILLYCAIIGQVFASTDPELIVPETIQAFSDDVVVQTRNARIGDVVELFGNNGDEPITAQLITKSSETSTLIFNCGYFFNAGSYQFKIRSTEGEILAFSRPVPAQSWPEVKIDWERTHEALTTDVKVSLTVEGKMCKSDIARQNKLYLKMKKLDNGNNKKGGLTSLIEGAQRQFKIFPVMTSSETFIPSYTVLPCEEFQNVGMYQVELFMTSPTDDVIISTSDVMNVEWSTDYNLKLLKHAFPCQGAGVIVSLSFPPCASTEDSVRLLSVSNGTMKIVDSQKRGNEDHVTFSCSSFYNMNQTVEGFCFQYVVKGGHVARTICEPVNKESGLKISGSWSPWVSWSTCKRPCQKTVSRRKRVCDNPKPRGGGEICPNKNGERSLTELAVNISDDVIPSNCYASGMMSSIDDDKQCDCGCSIKAEDKGVLVSSLTKHCKDSVIWTLRVPTGHNILFKLLDYQLARDEMLTIRDGRTSWPMTSQYPTAMSKSNIVIIQWVRSKVEDNLNSCGFILSYEPVVKPTPDARFTSIPRTTNSTLTGVGAWFEQTITNNPVVLGGIAACFLIIFIMVAVVVVHCRRKNKKSKIPPGLRTPMNTRLSMPPDGRSCSNADDTESEPMVRPRPIGNAGSGEVLPDTCIPMQPAVGSGTAYYLAQRQLELMRRLGKDEHSQTYATGCMSEENLRQQEELLFGDRRSLHKNEDLRVT